The following coding sequences lie in one Salmo salar chromosome ssa13, Ssal_v3.1, whole genome shotgun sequence genomic window:
- the LOC106567499 gene encoding putative uncharacterized protein DDB_G0271974 isoform X3, whose translation MKKKLKENENKQVNTTGPGKEDSSEKKIKKKRSKDSSGSSSSDSDSSSSDSSSDSSDSSSSSSDDSDDSSSSSSSSSSSSSGSDSSEGSDSDQGPPKKKKKKK comes from the exons ATGAAAAAGAAACTGaaagaaaatgaaaataaacaggTCAATACCACAGG ACCAGGAAAGGAGGACTCCAGTGAGAAAAAAATTAAGAAGAAAAG GTCAAAGGATTcaagtggtagtagcagcagtgatTCTGACAGCTCTTCCAGTGACTCATCGTCTGACAGTAGTGACTCCTCAAGCTCTTCGTCGGATGACAGTGATGACAGTTCTAGCTCCTCTTCCTCTAGCAGCTCAAGCAGCTCGGGTTCCGATTCATCTGAAGGCAGTGACTCGGATCAAGGTCCtcccaagaagaaaaagaagaagaaatga